A genome region from Schistocerca nitens isolate TAMUIC-IGC-003100 chromosome 4, iqSchNite1.1, whole genome shotgun sequence includes the following:
- the LOC126252437 gene encoding trypsin-3-like: MAGRFVTSVYGTLQAVSLGSTKPSAGTAVTITGCGSLSSRGSTPPPPSFVARASCNPAYGGRITQRMICSGEDEGGKHSCQGDSGGPLVEGSTQYGIVSWGRGCAQAGYPGVYANVANLRSSISQVSAV; the protein is encoded by the coding sequence GGCGCTTCGTGACGAGTGTGTACGGTACTTTGCAGGCGGTGAGCCTCGGCTCGACCAAGCCGTCTGCAGGCACAGCAGTGACCATCACTGGCTGTGGCTCCCTGTCCTCCAGAggctccactccccctcccccgtcaTTTGTGGCCCGTGCCTCCTGTAATCCTGCCTACGGCGGCAGGATCACTCAGCGCATGATCTGCTCCGGCGAAGACGAGGGCGGCAAGCACTCGTGCCAGGGCGACAGCGGAGGACCCCTGGTGGAAGGATCGACTCAGTACGGCATCGTCTCCTGGGGAAGAGGATGCGCTCAGGCCGGCTACCCTGGCGTCTACGCCAACGTGGCCAACCTGCGTTCCAGCATATCTCAAGTAAGTGCTGTCTAG